One window of Mucilaginibacter inviolabilis genomic DNA carries:
- a CDS encoding SMP-30/gluconolaconase/LRE-like region family protein: MKKSLIYTLLFCFTGIITNCTKQMTSTNDHLKAINHQKNTNSVNDYTVTWFGNNFPAVTNYVGNAARSMWVSPEGVVYTASLWDEKGRNIGIYQNGNTIGAMGGTKDSQGSAIGGDSTYIYTAQQAPNSGYIGRYNRNSKTRDLLFKASNGTGEAIRGIVINGNEIFVSDFAGNRIGVYSKTGSLLREWTVTEPGAITIDGQSQLWVTQMSAGQLKSFSTSGVAGPVITMGANAQPSALYCDKAAGLLYVGDQGPDQNIKIYTNLASTPQLQGTFGVTGGYLESTMGIRGQTGDKRFTRIVGIGKDNTGQLYVLNNPWGGSWDLGRNGATDIHCYGASGNLLWELQALNFEGNAAADSGTDGADFYSANIFYTYSGTGGGRYKGNTIDPFRYPSDPRINISDPSRGLHFGQFADVGGKKILIACGQNPDVLYSFYFNRNTDGYIAIPGDSFTKIRNGFALDSLGNVWTSQDKTNAIQYYELTGFGGNGKPTWASPVSTPVPASIARLNRLIYLPNGDRMILAGGNNDWTLIGNRIEVYNGWKAGNRTPNTVITLTRGQAKSMTAAGNYVFVGYYAMPNIDIFDLATGALVLSMTSNNDVYVGNDVDSMYGISAYRKSNGQYLITKDDYNANKVVLYQWTP; the protein is encoded by the coding sequence ATGAAAAAGAGCTTAATTTACACACTGTTGTTTTGCTTTACCGGTATAATTACCAATTGTACAAAGCAAATGACCTCAACCAATGATCATTTAAAAGCTATTAATCATCAAAAGAATACCAATTCTGTTAATGATTATACAGTTACCTGGTTTGGAAACAATTTTCCTGCTGTTACTAACTATGTAGGGAATGCTGCCCGGTCAATGTGGGTATCACCAGAAGGTGTTGTTTATACCGCATCTCTTTGGGATGAAAAGGGAAGAAATATAGGCATATACCAAAATGGCAACACTATAGGGGCCATGGGAGGCACAAAAGATTCCCAGGGTAGTGCTATAGGTGGCGATTCAACTTATATTTATACGGCACAGCAAGCACCAAATTCCGGGTACATCGGTCGCTATAACCGAAATTCGAAAACACGTGATCTGCTTTTTAAAGCGAGTAATGGTACGGGAGAAGCTATTCGTGGGATTGTGATTAATGGCAATGAGATTTTTGTAAGTGATTTTGCCGGAAACAGGATTGGAGTATATTCTAAAACCGGTTCTCTGTTAAGAGAATGGACGGTTACAGAACCCGGAGCAATAACTATAGACGGCCAATCTCAATTGTGGGTTACGCAGATGAGCGCGGGGCAGTTAAAAAGTTTTAGTACCAGCGGCGTTGCCGGACCGGTTATTACAATGGGGGCAAATGCCCAGCCTTCTGCACTCTATTGTGACAAGGCGGCCGGCCTGCTTTATGTTGGCGATCAAGGCCCGGATCAAAATATCAAAATTTATACTAACCTGGCATCAACGCCTCAATTACAGGGCACTTTTGGTGTTACCGGCGGTTACCTGGAATCAACTATGGGTATTCGCGGCCAAACCGGAGATAAGCGATTTACCCGGATAGTAGGTATAGGAAAGGATAACACCGGTCAATTATATGTGCTCAATAATCCATGGGGAGGTTCCTGGGATCTGGGACGTAACGGTGCGACGGATATTCATTGTTACGGCGCTTCGGGCAATTTATTGTGGGAGTTACAGGCGCTCAATTTTGAAGGAAATGCCGCTGCTGATTCAGGAACAGATGGTGCCGATTTTTACAGTGCGAACATTTTTTATACCTATAGCGGTACCGGAGGCGGAAGATATAAGGGTAATACTATTGACCCTTTCCGGTACCCATCTGATCCACGTATCAATATCAGTGACCCTTCAAGAGGGTTACACTTCGGGCAGTTTGCCGATGTTGGCGGAAAAAAGATCCTGATTGCCTGCGGTCAGAATCCGGATGTTTTGTATAGTTTTTATTTTAACAGAAACACCGATGGCTATATTGCCATCCCTGGTGATTCATTTACCAAAATACGCAATGGTTTTGCACTGGATTCCCTGGGTAATGTATGGACCTCGCAAGATAAAACCAATGCTATTCAATATTACGAATTAACCGGATTTGGCGGCAATGGAAAACCAACCTGGGCTTCGCCCGTGAGTACACCTGTACCGGCAAGTATAGCCCGTCTCAACCGTTTGATATATTTACCAAATGGCGACCGGATGATATTAGCAGGTGGCAATAATGATTGGACGCTTATCGGAAACCGGATAGAGGTTTATAACGGATGGAAGGCTGGTAACCGCACACCCAATACCGTTATTACTTTAACCAGGGGCCAGGCAAAATCTATGACTGCGGCTGGGAATTATGTATTTGTGGGCTATTATGCGATGCCGAATATCGATATTTTTGATTTGGCTACCGGAGCATTAGTGTTGAGCATGACCAGTAATAATGATGTTTATGTTGGCAATGATGTCGACTCGATGTATGGCATCAGCGCTTACCGTAAATCGAACGGTCAATACCTGATCACGAAGGATGATTATAATGCTAATAAAGTAGTGCTTTATCAGTGGACTCCATGA
- a CDS encoding RagB/SusD family nutrient uptake outer membrane protein, protein MKKFLITLLIPVFVLNSCTKVLDQVPQDKITEENFYKTPGDAEAAATGIYDAAQALSTQYPVAFDAASDLANALLINYSPFSQHGITVDNAIVASYWQNNYLGIGRCNDVLKNVPNINSSLFAAGQKERILSEAYFMRAYFYFNLLKAFGGVPLVTVPYDSFNADFTIARSTTDQVYAQILADLKNAEPNLPLSYPSNIDTRGRATQGGAKALMAKVYLAMKDYTNAAAKALEVMNNSTYNLVTGASSYAAMFSASSKNSNESIFEIQYVSSSSESNGLFSFYVPTPAPSGIQGGSYQIVPTDKIINAFEAGDIRRTVSVSNSPATPSVPYIGKYLRLTNGTDPNIIAIRLADIILIRAEALNNLGQTDGATDALNIIRRRAFGLPLNTASSRDFPSANDTVNGYNLTQAIENERMKELCFEGQRFDDLVRTGRAAAVLGISTNQTLWPIPLREVGRNPKLQQNPGY, encoded by the coding sequence ATGAAAAAGTTTTTAATAACACTTCTTATACCAGTATTTGTACTTAATTCGTGCACCAAAGTACTTGACCAGGTTCCACAGGATAAAATCACGGAAGAAAATTTTTATAAAACCCCTGGTGATGCCGAAGCAGCAGCAACTGGTATTTATGATGCGGCCCAGGCATTATCTACCCAATATCCGGTGGCTTTTGACGCAGCATCCGATTTGGCCAATGCCTTACTAATTAACTACAGTCCATTTTCACAGCATGGAATTACGGTTGACAATGCTATAGTGGCTTCCTATTGGCAAAATAACTATTTGGGAATAGGCCGGTGTAATGATGTACTAAAAAATGTGCCCAATATTAACAGCAGTTTGTTTGCCGCCGGGCAAAAAGAGCGGATCCTGAGTGAGGCTTATTTTATGCGAGCCTATTTTTACTTTAACCTGCTAAAAGCCTTTGGTGGGGTACCACTTGTAACCGTACCTTATGATTCTTTCAACGCTGACTTTACCATAGCGCGCTCTACAACCGATCAGGTATACGCTCAGATCCTTGCTGATCTGAAAAATGCTGAACCTAATCTTCCCTTAAGTTATCCCTCCAATATTGATACCCGGGGAAGGGCTACTCAGGGCGGGGCAAAAGCGCTTATGGCTAAAGTATATTTAGCTATGAAAGATTATACCAACGCGGCGGCAAAAGCGCTTGAGGTAATGAATAACAGTACTTATAACCTTGTAACCGGTGCATCGTCATATGCAGCTATGTTCTCCGCATCATCTAAAAATAGTAATGAATCTATTTTTGAAATTCAATATGTAAGCTCATCATCTGAGAGCAATGGTTTGTTTAGTTTTTATGTACCAACTCCGGCCCCAAGCGGCATTCAGGGAGGCAGTTACCAGATTGTACCTACAGATAAGATCATCAATGCCTTTGAAGCGGGCGATATCAGGAGGACGGTATCAGTAAGCAATAGTCCCGCCACGCCCTCTGTCCCTTATATAGGTAAATATTTAAGACTGACCAATGGTACTGATCCTAATATTATAGCTATCAGACTTGCCGATATTATACTGATACGGGCCGAAGCACTGAATAATCTGGGACAAACTGACGGGGCAACAGATGCCTTGAACATTATTCGGAGAAGGGCGTTTGGATTGCCATTAAACACAGCTTCCAGTCGGGATTTTCCCAGTGCAAATGATACCGTTAATGGTTATAACCTGACGCAGGCTATTGAAAATGAGCGGATGAAAGAGCTGTGCTTTGAAGGACAACGCTTTGATGACCTGGTTAGAACTGGTCGTGCCGCGGCTGTCCTCGGAATCAGTACGAATCAAACTTTATGGCCTATTCCGCTTCGTGAGGTTGGCCGTAATCCTAAATTACAACAAAACCCTGGCTATTAA
- a CDS encoding SusC/RagA family TonB-linked outer membrane protein, which translates to MKQFLLQWRYRHQVLKLCAIHVWCGLIFTVIAAPLTSYSAIKNKKFHHLPEEVITGVVTSKGQPLPGVTIAVKGIKGGSVTDATGHFTIKASTNDMLIFSMIGFVKQEVLVGGKTNLSIELVEDSKSLNEVVVVGYGTQTRKDLTSSVASVKGEEIARVPVTNLDAALQGKVAGVQVVQNSGAPGDETYIRIRGNGSLFGENRPLYVIDGVPMNNIPAGVSPLGGDGQRITATNDINPNDVESIEVLKDAAATAIYGSRAAAGVILITTKKGKAGRARFNFNAYTGVATVKKRLSLLNADQYVDLITEERANANLPVDPAIVKTGTNTNWQDAIFRNAPISEYNLSISGGDKNITHYLSLGYLDQTGTIVGRQHFKRFNGRINLEYKATDDLKIGISMNGMHSLNNRIDNSFSGQSVLANALIYNPNYPIYNADGSYYYDVNRRATNPVMLANNLRFVSIVDRYVGNIFGEYTILPNLKFRTSFGMDNQGIQDDRYQSTQINNQSAATGAADFFTQLLWLNENTLTYTANLPKGHSLSGVIGESTQVTSIRRIGAAGNTNATDLIEAITGFTNRTEASDYRSKSGLLSYFGRVNYNYRDRYLVQVAGRIDGSSRFGTNQKYGFFPTISGGWRISNESFMKNQTFIDDLKLRASIGVSGSQEGLGNDFPSLATYATGVNYGTEPGIAASTLSNKDLSWEATTQTNIGLDLSLFNSRINITVDAYLKQTNRLIFKLDLPYTSGFARTNGANIGKLQNKGIDINVSTDNIRGKFAWSTNYNMSFNRNKITDLPQLVVGDPSSSDFTESLPGLYGTTLPTSIYRVGEPVGSFFGYKSLGVNPATGNMIYQDTNGDGKINAADRVIIGNALPKFTGGFTNTFSYKGFDLSIFLYFSYGNQVYNQTRAILERMAGYNNGNTTTLNRWTPANTVTNVPKAVFNDPVVTNSLTNGEMSSRWVENGSFIRLKNITLNYNIPASVLKRLRIQSAKVFLSGQNLALWTKYSGYDPEAQNQSVKNSQLGIDYAVQPQPRTISAGINVSF; encoded by the coding sequence ATGAAACAATTTTTACTTCAATGGAGGTATAGACATCAAGTATTAAAGCTTTGTGCTATACATGTATGGTGCGGCCTTATTTTTACTGTTATAGCAGCTCCGCTTACTTCATATTCAGCTATTAAAAACAAAAAATTCCATCACCTTCCCGAGGAAGTTATTACAGGCGTAGTTACCAGTAAGGGACAACCATTGCCAGGTGTAACTATTGCTGTTAAAGGAATAAAAGGAGGATCAGTTACAGATGCGACCGGACATTTTACAATTAAAGCGAGTACCAACGATATGCTGATATTCAGTATGATTGGGTTTGTTAAACAAGAAGTGCTGGTAGGTGGTAAAACAAACCTTTCTATTGAATTGGTTGAGGATTCAAAATCACTTAACGAGGTAGTAGTGGTGGGTTATGGCACCCAAACAAGGAAAGATCTGACATCATCTGTTGCCTCTGTTAAAGGCGAAGAAATTGCGAGAGTACCGGTAACCAATCTTGATGCAGCGTTGCAAGGAAAAGTAGCGGGTGTTCAGGTGGTTCAGAACTCAGGTGCGCCGGGCGACGAAACTTATATCCGTATCCGGGGTAACGGATCGTTGTTTGGTGAAAACCGGCCATTATATGTAATTGATGGTGTGCCGATGAATAATATTCCTGCTGGAGTATCTCCGCTTGGTGGGGACGGTCAACGGATAACCGCTACCAATGATATTAACCCCAATGATGTGGAATCTATTGAGGTACTAAAAGATGCAGCGGCAACAGCTATCTATGGCTCTCGCGCCGCTGCCGGTGTAATCCTGATAACGACTAAGAAAGGTAAGGCCGGAAGAGCCCGCTTTAATTTCAATGCTTATACCGGTGTGGCAACAGTGAAAAAACGACTTTCCTTACTTAATGCCGACCAATATGTAGATCTGATTACGGAAGAACGTGCCAATGCAAATCTTCCGGTTGACCCTGCAATTGTTAAAACTGGCACCAATACCAATTGGCAGGATGCCATTTTTAGGAATGCACCCATCTCCGAATACAATCTATCTATTTCAGGTGGAGATAAAAATATCACTCATTATTTATCGCTTGGATATCTTGATCAAACAGGCACAATTGTAGGCCGGCAACATTTTAAGCGTTTCAACGGACGGATAAATCTGGAATATAAAGCAACAGATGATTTAAAGATCGGCATAAGTATGAATGGTATGCACTCGTTAAATAATCGTATCGATAATAGTTTTTCCGGCCAATCTGTTCTTGCTAATGCATTGATATATAATCCCAATTACCCGATTTATAATGCTGATGGAAGCTATTATTATGATGTTAACCGCAGAGCTACCAACCCGGTCATGCTGGCTAATAATCTTCGTTTTGTGTCTATTGTTGACCGTTATGTTGGTAATATTTTTGGAGAGTATACTATTCTGCCAAATCTGAAATTCCGGACGAGTTTTGGTATGGATAATCAAGGTATCCAGGATGATCGTTATCAATCTACCCAAATCAACAACCAAAGCGCTGCAACCGGGGCTGCTGACTTTTTTACGCAGTTGCTTTGGCTAAACGAGAATACCCTTACTTATACCGCAAATTTACCCAAAGGACACTCGCTTTCTGGAGTGATTGGCGAAAGTACCCAGGTGACCAGTATCCGCAGAATTGGTGCAGCCGGGAATACCAATGCTACAGATTTGATTGAGGCGATAACCGGTTTTACAAATCGTACAGAAGCAAGTGACTATCGCTCTAAATCCGGATTGCTCTCTTATTTTGGACGTGTCAATTATAATTACAGGGATCGGTACCTGGTACAAGTAGCCGGACGTATTGACGGCTCTTCGCGTTTTGGTACAAACCAAAAATATGGATTCTTCCCAACTATCTCTGGTGGCTGGCGCATTAGTAATGAATCATTTATGAAGAATCAAACCTTCATTGATGATTTGAAGTTACGTGCAAGTATCGGTGTTTCCGGGAGCCAGGAAGGTTTAGGAAATGATTTTCCGTCATTGGCAACCTATGCCACTGGGGTTAACTACGGTACAGAGCCAGGAATTGCCGCCTCGACACTATCAAATAAAGATTTAAGCTGGGAAGCTACCACGCAAACAAACATCGGATTGGATCTTTCCCTTTTCAATAGTCGCATTAACATCACGGTCGACGCTTACCTTAAACAAACAAACCGGTTGATCTTTAAATTGGATCTGCCTTATACTTCGGGTTTCGCCAGAACAAATGGAGCAAACATAGGTAAGCTGCAAAATAAGGGCATCGATATCAATGTGAGTACCGATAATATCAGGGGCAAATTTGCCTGGAGTACAAATTATAATATGTCTTTTAACCGGAACAAGATCACCGATTTACCACAGTTGGTTGTGGGCGATCCCAGCAGTTCCGATTTTACAGAAAGTTTACCGGGGCTTTATGGCACAACACTCCCTACGAGTATTTATCGTGTAGGCGAACCTGTTGGATCTTTTTTTGGCTATAAGAGCCTGGGTGTAAATCCGGCAACTGGAAATATGATCTATCAGGATACGAATGGTGATGGAAAAATTAACGCTGCAGATAGAGTTATCATTGGGAACGCGTTACCTAAATTCACCGGTGGATTTACGAATACTTTCAGTTATAAGGGATTTGATCTTAGCATCTTCCTTTATTTCTCGTATGGTAACCAGGTATATAACCAAACCAGGGCTATCTTGGAGCGCATGGCTGGTTACAATAACGGTAACACAACAACGCTGAATCGATGGACACCTGCTAATACTGTTACCAATGTGCCTAAAGCCGTTTTTAACGATCCGGTGGTTACCAATAGTCTTACCAATGGAGAAATGTCATCACGTTGGGTAGAGAATGGTTCCTTTATCAGGCTCAAAAACATCACATTGAACTACAATATCCCAGCATCTGTTTTAAAAAGACTGCGAATTCAATCGGCAAAAGTATTTCTGAGCGGACAAAACCTTGCTCTATGGACTAAATACTCCGGATATGATCCGGAAGCGCAAAACCAGTCGGTCAAAAATTCACAACTCGGTATTGATTATGCGGTTCAGCCACAACCACGTACCATCAGTGCAGGCATCAATGTTAGTTTTTAA
- a CDS encoding adenosine deaminase, whose product MKKYLTLIFLFFYFSVDAQSVNTYLDKIRNNPAKLTAFFSQMPKGGDLHHHYSGSVYAETFIKYVIEKDYFLNKQTLEVNNRKTSEDENWTKFSTLEKDGQLSEYKFRLLQKWSIKDYNQVSIPSDKQFFETFPNFSIASRNDVETGLLEIKKRAIDEHVSYIETTFFSPACGRTDDVSLQFDPKLQVVLKEKNVTHCQAILDTVYGELIKKDIISCADNFSANTITKTHSSLHIDDDLFTMRYQTYTVRTFEATEVFKRLLSAFDAASKNPLIVGVNILSPENNDIAMRDYWLHMQMFRYLHMKYPGVKYSMHAGELTLGLVKPEELNWHINAAVFDAGASRIGHGVDMPYETNSYALMNYMKKKGIAVEINLSSNEFILKVKEGRHPVTLYKEFQVPIVISSDDAGVLRTNLTEQYVLLANRYPEFTYQDIKEIVYNSIKYSFIKEPDIKQKLTAKLDKDFIQFEKLILVTSKMEH is encoded by the coding sequence ATGAAAAAGTATCTTACCTTAATTTTTTTATTTTTTTATTTTTCTGTCGATGCACAATCGGTCAATACTTATTTGGACAAAATCAGGAATAATCCGGCAAAACTTACAGCCTTTTTCTCACAAATGCCCAAAGGGGGCGACCTTCATCATCACTACAGCGGTTCAGTTTATGCCGAAACGTTTATTAAATACGTTATTGAAAAGGATTATTTTCTAAATAAGCAGACGCTGGAAGTAAACAACAGGAAAACTTCCGAGGATGAGAACTGGACAAAATTCAGCACGCTGGAAAAAGATGGACAACTATCAGAATATAAATTTAGGCTTCTGCAAAAATGGTCTATAAAAGACTATAACCAGGTAAGTATCCCTTCAGATAAGCAATTTTTCGAAACGTTTCCGAATTTTAGTATTGCCAGCAGAAATGATGTGGAGACAGGGTTACTGGAGATAAAGAAACGCGCGATCGATGAACATGTGAGTTATATAGAAACTACGTTTTTTTCACCGGCATGTGGTCGTACAGATGATGTAAGCTTACAGTTTGACCCCAAACTTCAGGTGGTATTAAAAGAAAAAAATGTAACGCACTGTCAAGCGATCCTGGATACGGTTTATGGGGAGTTAATAAAAAAAGATATTATCTCCTGTGCAGATAATTTCAGCGCAAATACAATTACTAAAACTCACAGCTCATTACATATCGATGATGATTTGTTTACGATGCGCTACCAGACTTACACCGTAAGGACTTTTGAAGCAACTGAAGTTTTTAAGCGACTATTATCGGCTTTTGATGCAGCCAGTAAAAACCCATTAATTGTGGGTGTTAATATCCTTTCGCCAGAAAATAATGATATAGCGATGCGGGATTATTGGTTACATATGCAGATGTTTAGATATCTCCATATGAAATATCCCGGAGTTAAGTATTCTATGCATGCCGGAGAACTTACACTGGGCCTGGTAAAACCAGAAGAGCTCAACTGGCATATTAATGCAGCTGTATTTGATGCGGGCGCCTCGCGCATTGGGCACGGTGTGGATATGCCGTATGAAACAAATAGTTATGCTTTAATGAACTATATGAAGAAAAAGGGGATAGCTGTCGAAATAAATCTTTCGAGCAACGAATTCATTTTAAAAGTTAAAGAAGGCCGCCACCCTGTTACCCTTTATAAAGAGTTTCAAGTACCAATTGTAATAAGCTCAGATGATGCCGGAGTTTTAAGGACAAACCTAACAGAGCAATATGTATTATTGGCTAACAGATACCCGGAATTTACTTACCAGGACATTAAAGAAATTGTGTACAACAGTATAAAATACTCTTTTATCAAAGAACCGGACATAAAGCAAAAACTGACAGCAAAGCTGGACAAGGATTTTATACAATTCGAAAAGCTTATTCTTGTTACTTCAAAAATGGAACACTAA